One region of Pagrus major chromosome 5, Pma_NU_1.0 genomic DNA includes:
- the dusp2 gene encoding dual specificity protein phosphatase 2, producing the protein MTSSSEPLEITGNELVHILSTPRDQYTSAGCVVLDCRPFLDFSFAHICESRNVYWNSMLRRRSKSSVVALEWLIPDKSLLARLRRGEFSPVVVVDERSRSVAELKAESVVQMLLSALQNEVQTQICFLQGGFEGFSEAYPDLCYNSASNHIPTVEPEPTVTGRTTPAYDQDGPVELLPFLFLGSAIHSSRRETLAAAGITAVLNVSSTCPNFYEGEFEYLRLTVEDSLAADIRACFSTAINFIDSVKQSGGRVLVHCQAGISRSATICLAYLMHTQRVKLDEAFDFVKQRRRVISPNLAFMGQLLQFETDVLCQG; encoded by the exons ATGACTTCAAGCAGTGAGCCCTTGGAAATAACTGGCAATGAGCTGGTTCACATCCTCAGCACGCCCCGGGACCAGTACACCTCCGCCGGCTGTGTGGTGCTGGACTGCAGGCCCTTCCTCGACTTTTCGTTTGCGCACATTTGCGAGTCCAGAAACGTCTACTGGAACTCGATGCTGCGTCGCAGATCCAAGAGCTCGGTGGTGGCTCTGGAGTGGCTCATCCCGGACAAGTCGCTCCTGGCCCGGCTGAGGCGCGGGGAGTTCTCcccggtggtggtggtggatgagAGAAGCCGCTCCGTGGCCGAGCTGAAGGCAGAGAGCGTGGTCCAGATGCTGCTCAGCGCCCTGCAAAACGAAGTGCAGACGCAGATCTGCTTCCTACAAG GTGGATTTGAGGGATTTTCGGAGGCCTATCCAGATCTCTGTTACAACTCTGCCAGTAATCACATCCCTACAGTGGAACCAGAGCCAACAGTGACGGGTCGGACGACACCAGCATATGATCAG GACGGCCCCGTGGAGCTGCTGCCCTTCCTGTTTTTGGGCAGTGCCATCCACTCCTCCCGCAGAGAGACCCTCGCAGCAGCGGGCATCACAGCTGTGCTCAACGTTTCCTCCACATGCCCCAACTTCTATGAAGGGGAGTTTGAGTACCTGCGGCTCACTGTGGAGGACAGTCTAGCGGCTGACATCAGAGCCTGCTTCTCCACTGCCATCAACTTCATCG ACTCAGTGAAGCAGAGTGGAGGTCGGGTGCTGGTGCATTGCCAGGCAGGTATCTCCCGCTCCGCCACCATCTGTCTGGCCTACCTCATGCACACGCAGCGCGTCAAGCTAGATGAGGCCTTCGACTTTGTGAAGCAGCGGCGTCGTGTCATCTCCCCCAACCTGGCCTTCATgggacagctgctgcagtttgagACTGACGTTCTCTGTCAGGGATGA